In Zingiber officinale cultivar Zhangliang chromosome 6A, Zo_v1.1, whole genome shotgun sequence, a single genomic region encodes these proteins:
- the LOC121993687 gene encoding protein ASPARTIC PROTEASE IN GUARD CELL 1-like, whose protein sequence is MVLDTGSDVSWIQCLPCANCYEQSDAVFDPSASSSYTPLSCESPRCRDLGYGYACVNSTISSSSATTGSGGGGDGAEGSCLYESWYGDNSFSIGDFATETVGFSREAEFSGLSIGCGHDNEGLFYGSAGILGLGAGSLSFVSQVSARSLSYCLVDRDSIAASTLRIGSRHGGRAEITAPLIRNGTAIPYYYVELTGISVGGKMLDAPPSTFAVNVSNWGGGVILDTGTVVTRLFGKVYAALRDAFRAGTAALPAAEAWSIFDTCYNLTGLESVEVPTVAFHFPRGQELQLPAKNYLIPVDDAGTHCLAFAPSSVPANIIGSVQHQGIRVSIDLVRSRVGFTRRMC, encoded by the coding sequence ATGGTGCTCGACACCGGCAGCGACGTCAGCTGGATTCAGTGCCTCCCCTGCGCCAACTGCTACGAGCAGTCGGACGCCGTCTTCGATccctccgcctcctcctcctaCACCCCTCTTTCCTGCGAATCTCCTCGATGCCGCGATCTCGGGTACGGATACGCCTGCGTCAATTCCACaatctcttcttcctccgccACTACCggaagcggcggcggcggcgacggcgCCGAGGGTAGCTGTCTTTATGAGTCATGGTACGGAGATAACTCATTCTCGATTGGAGATTTTGCCACGGAGACGGTGGGCTTCAGCCGGGAGGCCGAGTTTTCCGGCTTGTCCATCGGGTGCGGCCACGATAACGAGGGCCTGTTCTACGGGTCCGCCGGGATTCTAGGTCTCGGCGCCGGGTCCCTCTCGTTCGTCTCCCAGGTATCGGCCCGCTCCTTGTCCTACTGCCTCGTAGACCGCGATTCCATCGCCGCCTCCACCCTCCGCATCGGTTCCCGCCACGGCGGCCGGGCAGAGATCACGGCGCCCCTCATCCGCAACGGCACTGCGATTCCCTACTACTATGTGGAGTTGACGGGGATCAGCGTGGGCGGGAAGATGCTGGACGCGCCGCCGTCGACGTTCGCGGTGAACGTGAGCAACTGGGGTGGGGGCGTGATACTGGATACCGGCACGGTTGTGACGCGGCTGTTTGGGAAGGTGTACGCGGCGCTGCGAGACGCTTTCCGGGCGGGGACGGCGGCGCTTCCGGCGGCCGAAGCGTGGTCGATTTTCGACACGTGTTACAATCTGACGGGGTTGGAGAGCGTGGAGGTGCCAACGGTGGCGTTCCACTTCCCGAGGGGGCAGGAGCTGCAGCTGCCGGCGAAGAACTACCTGATTCCTGTGGACGATGCCGGGACCCACTGCCTGGCGTTCGCGCCGTCGTCGGTGCCGGCGAACATCATCGGCAGCGTGCAGCATCAGGGGATACGTGTCAGCATCGACCTCGTTCGATCCCGAGTGGGTTTCACTCGACGCATGTGTTAA